The genomic interval TTAAACATCTTGTCGTAGTTTATAACAGAACAGTCAAATATGTACGTCGGATGGGCAGCATAGCGAgtagctttttgttttttgtccacACATGTCATGATGTCATGTATTCTTGGGTATTGGCTATCGATGCATAATTCATCAAATATCCTTGCTCAGACGAATATGCCCCGGTTAAAAGTACATGTGAGGAGATTACCCGTTCAAGCGCACGTGAATTCACGAAGGTCCAAAGATTAAGCTTTTAGGCGACACTTGATTGAGACTGCGAAAATAGGAGTAAAAGAaagctttatttgaaatatgTAATCTGGGACAATTAAGATTATCTTTAAGCTGTATTCAAACCACACTTGCAGCTGGTCCTTTTGCACGGATATTCATCTTCTTTTAGAGGACCAAACCAGAACCTATGATTATGACTCCCATTTTATCATAGACACTTTGGGTAGGTGAAAAAAGGAATCTTCTTGTTTTATGCTAAAGTAATTTCTCTTTCAATCAAACCGCACTGATTTGCGATTTTCTGACAATCATAGTAAAGAATTAGCCCTGAACTTAACAATTTCATATGGCCTCGAAATTGTAATTTCCGTTGCACGAAATTGTTTTCCATTCAATTTTGACTGCAAAAGCGCTGTCACAGTTTCTTAAAATTCTTTTTGCACgtattttgatttatttcaaaattttccttatttGTGGTATACTGCTGGTCTCGTTTGTCagattttatgttttgttttcagcaaaagtcattaaataatttttaagtgtGTCTTAAGTTTAAAAGCTCATGAATCTTTTTGGCAATGAAGTAAGCGGAAGGAGTCTTCTCATTAAGAGCTATAGTCAGTGCACATCCTTGATGATGCTTGATAATGGTTTGGATGATGGATTGGTCGAATACAGCGATAAAACTTAAAAGCCGAACATTAAGTTAGGATAAAGCATTCTGaactgtgttaaaaaaaaatggaggtGCCCTGGATTCTTTGTTATTATAACTCTCTATATAAAGCCACCTCATTCAAAAAAGTTAAGATTATTACCTTTAAATCTGCCTGTTCAGTCGCATTTCTTGAGATAGGTAGTAAAAAAACCAAGCGAAAATAACTCCTAAAATGTTAGACCACTGTAACGAAGCGCACGGAGGCCAGAATTTCTTTCACCTTCAAGCCTCCTTGGGTATCATTTTTGCGTTCTCGCTGATAACCATCTGTCAAGCTcctaaagagagaaaaaaataaggcaAATACCTGCAACTCTCTTAATGGTGAACCTTCGCATTTGCGACTTACTGGCCGGACTTGTACCTGAGTACGGATTCGTTTTTTACGATATCTGTATTGTAAGAGGCCACATGCAGGGAAGCCTTGTTGGATTGCAAATTTTAGCGTTTTCCGCTGCGATCGTAACCAACGTTGTTTCATCTGGCGCCATAGCTGTGATGTCTTTAACCGTTTGTTCGCAGTTTAATCTCCTCTTAAATACAAAGTGCGGCTAACCAAAACAAAGAGACGTGTTAAATTAGGGATTTCGCGGATTTGGATTTATTCTCTGATATTTCCGAGTCTTTTTGCGAGAGGAGTTACAATCActctgttcttgttcttgtatTGCCATCTTCATGTAACGATTCCTATTATCGTCTTGCTTATGGTATACTGGAAAACATTCCGTGCCCTTCGCTTGCACATAATTATCAGGTGCAAGATGTAGCTGATGATGAGGGAAGACAGCAAATGGAACAAGGAACGCAAAATGATATCCTCATTCTCGTCATTCTCGTTTTGTTCTATGGATCTTAGCccaaaaattcagttttttaatttgaccCGAAATACATAAATTAAGAAAGCTTTCggatctctcttttttttttttatttatttatttttttaaacaattttatttacaagacgatcGCTTCCACTACTTACAGCattaattacacttacattgtacttgctactaacactactgatacttatacttacacaaattatgcatacaccacattacgatacatgtattacaatactattaacattaatttaatttacggttgtcgtgtttacaaagttcttttcaattaaaagacaatcacaagtaaacatacaggtctcaaaaatgaagttaagtataagtctaacctaaaaacaacagcagtatgaaaaattaaagtaaaaaagcccacgtgcgataaaatttcggaagttctttttttgcggtcgcgatctcttttaggatttcgagttttcccgtgatgaacagtaggaagatttgaaaatctaagatgtctccgcaaaggcttgtgcagaaaatgtgatatttggctaacaataggcaataatttaggacttgccaatgctttgtcctataatgccagccatagagtatatgacttgtggataacgttattgtttcatttgttttttggtgccaCCAGTCTTGAAACAGAATCCAGAAGTCGAGTATTAGTGTGCAGTTTATTAATAGGTGATgcaacgtttgtttttctgtattgcATAGGTTGCATAAGGGGCTCTCTGAAATGCCGTCTCGGtaaagagtggcgcgagttgGAAGCACGTTTTGAATCACTTTATactgaaacattattattttaacttcgtTTGTTACTTTAAATGGCATAAGATAAACGTTCTTGATGGTAGTTTTTGTAAATCCGTGGTTTAGAATTTTTGTTTCGACAGTGGGAGGAACAAAGACGGTGTTTAAAAGAGAAGAGTAAATAGAACTGGTTCTTAGGCTGTTTACAGTAGTGTTCGCGTGTGTGACGTTTGGAATAGGGTGGTAAAAGACAGGTTTTTTTCCTATAAGAATTTTTCCATTATTCCACATTATTTCGTTTTTAGGATTTATTTTGGAATCGATGCGCGTTGAGATTTTAAACTCGCACCAATAATCTAacacttttttgtaaaatgcatgAAGCTTATCATCGAGGTCTAGTGTGCTTGGTGTAAAGTTGCATTTTGTTAGAAAAGCAAGACCACCATGTTTGTGTAAGAGCTGGTTAGGAATAATTTTCCAGGAGGCTTGTGAGTCATCTTGAACTCTGTTGACCCAAGCTATTTTGAATGCTTTTTCCATGATATTGAAATCGCACATTTTCAAACCgccatctttcttttctccaattatggtgtttctttttattttaggggGTTTTCCTGCCCAAATAAAGTTGAAAGttagcttatttatttcttggataTAGTGATCTGGAACAGGGAGCACGGAGGCTGAGTAAATTAACCTAGATATCCCAAGTGTTTTAAATATGTTTATCTTTCCATAAAGAGTTAGATTTCTCCGTTGCCAAATGATTAGCGCTTTCTCAAGATTACGTATTTTTTCACCGAAGTTCAGTCTATTAGCACTTTCTTGGTTATGAGAAAAATAGACACCAAGGGCATTGACAGGTTCTTTTGGCCATTTAAAACCAAAGGGTTCATCTGTTCTGTCTTTCCATTTGCCTAACCACATTGCTTCGGttttagttgtgtttatttCTAGGCCAGAAAGTTCTTTAAACTCATTTAAAACCTTCAATAGACTCACGACGGAATCGAGGTCAAGAACAAATACTGTTGTGTCGTCGGCATATTGACTTATTTTAAGCTCATGCTTGTTGACTTGGATACCTTTAATAGTAGGATCATTTTTTATGGCTTTAGAGAGGATTTCTATGCCGAGAACGAAGAGAACGCCAGACAAAGGGCAACCTTGCCTGACTCCCCGCTGGAGGGAGAAAAAAGTTGAGGCATGATCGTTATTCAGAACACAGCTAGTAacattattataaaaaatttttatccaaTTTTGGATGTCGTGGCCGAAGTTGAAGAGCTGCAATGTTTCTAAGAGATAGTTCCATTCAATGGAATCAAACGCTTTTTTGAAGTCCAAGAAAATGGCAATacctttttgatttgttttatctgTGTAATGTATTAGGTCATAAATTAGCCTTATATTTTCACCAATGTAGCGGCCTTTAACATAACCGGTTTGATCAGAGTTTATTAAAGTTGGCAAGACATTTTCGATTCGCTTGGCTATAACCTCAGTGAGAATCTTGTAGTCGACGTTGAGAAGTGAGATGGGCCTTAGATTTTCCAATAGTTTTATCCTTAGATTTTTTTGGGATAAGCGAGATTATTCCTCGTCTTTGACTTATAGAAAGCATGCCATGTTGAGAAGCAAAGTTGTAGCTCGCTACCAGATCATGGCAGATGTCGGGCCAAAAGAATCGGTAAAATGCAGCAGGCAGACCATCACTGCCCGGGGATTTGTTATTGTCAAAGTCTTTGAGTGCATTTTGGCATTCTTCTACCTTTACCAATCCTTCACaagaattcttttcttcttcacttaGTGCGGTTACGTTTTCTGGAATAAAAAAAGGcgagtttttaaaattttcggGATTGATATTGGTGGAGCGGTATAACGACTCatagaactttttttcttcttctaagaTATCGAATTGATCTTCTATATAACAATTATCCCCAACTTTGAGTTTTGAGACTGTTTTAATATCATGATGTCGTTTTTCTAAGCTGTAGAAGTACTTAGTGTTGCGTTCTCCTTCTTCATGCCATCTTACTCTGCTTCTCAGGATTGCACCTTGAGTTTTAatcaacatgatttttttaagatgtgaTCTGGCACGTTGAAGTTCTAGTAAGATGTTTCTGTCGTGCGGGTTATTTTCCGCTCTGGATTGGAGGTCGTTTACTTTTTTGTgcagtaatttttcttcatctcgatttttttttgcttttcgtttgGAGTATTCGTGAAGCCTCTTATCTCCATTTTTATGAGGTCCCATTTTAAACTTAAATCATGAGTCTCGttgtatttctctttaaaaattgGAATGTTTATCTTAAGTGCTGTTACGTATGCTTCATCTTTAAGTAAAGCTGTATTAAATTTCCAGAATCCCGGTCCTCTTTTTTGGTTTAGGAGATTAGACTGTAGAACAAGTGAGACAGCGGGGTGGTCAGATTCGGGTGTGTGGATTATGTCACACTTCTTTGCTAATTGAATTAACTCCTGCGACACTAAGAACAAATCTAAGCGGCATTGAATTTTAAACGATTTAGTTCTCCCCGTAAAACACTGCTTATCATTGTTCAGGATTCGCCATATATCACTAAGGTTATACAAATCACAAAGCGTGTTAATTTCTTGGATGACAGCTACCTTTTTAGACACAGGATTTCCGCCTCTTTTATCATTTGGAGTGAGTGTGCAATTGAAATCTCCACCAATTACAATTGTATCTTGCGCGAATTCCTCGAGTTGTTGGTATagtcttttgaaaaaagaaacttgctGAGCGACATCGTTAGGCGCGTAAATGTTGACGAGAACAATAGCTTTCTCTTCaagtgacaattttaaaataatgaacCTTCCTTGTTTGTCTGGaatgaatttttcaactttgaaattcaCAGAGGGATTAATTAGTGTGATGATACCTTTACTGCGGTTTGTGCCGTGGCTAAAGAAAGCTTTGCCACCCCATTCGTTTTCCCAGATGGGTTCAAGATTTTTGGAGCAGTATGATTCTTGCAAAAATATGATAtgatgattttgtttgtttctttctttcggATCTTTCTGTTTACACCGAGCAAAATTATCTTAGTAAATTGTTATCTAAACCCATTCATATACGCGTGGAGAATTCCAATTTACAGAAGAGCACCAACGGCGGTTTTCAGTGGCTGTGTTCGCCTGCCAAGAAACACAGTTTCCATAGTAATGCAAAAGCTCGCCGTTTACCGCAGTGACCACACAGGCAACATTAACAGTTTAAGATCTGATGGATCACTTACATAACTAAAAGAGAGCACTTTCCATCGGTTTACTGACGCAGTCCCTTTCGCGAGATATTTAAAGAACACGAAAAAGATATTTTACTCAGGAACCGATTTCCTTAAGATCTCAAGCTTATTGGTTTGCTAGGAGAAGTAAAAAATCCCGTCTGATGCTATTTCAAGTAGCCGTGGGTTTACCGCTGTTGACAAACGACAAGCTCTTGCGTAATATTTCAGATGTTTTTTAACCACTTTTGAAGTTTGTAAGTTTATccaaatgtttcaaaatatttgtctATTCAGaaatggtttgatgctactctggttggcagatttaatgaatgtaaccgaagaagttacaattcatagacccaacgtttcgacactcctgtctagtgccttcatcaggggtgatctaaacgcataccatgtctgattgtccacctggttgccgtgtgaactttaatatatgtcTATTCTTTAAGCGACATTTATCGTGAATTTGTCGCTTGGATAAATGCGCAACGCAAGATTAGGGCGAGATATAATCTCACGACACGTGGGATTATGGAAAGACTATAGCTAATAAGAAAATGGACAGGAAATATCAGAATATGGACTGGGAATGTTTTCGCTTTAGAAGCGAACGGAAATATGTTTCCTCGGACGTCCACGCTGTAGATCGTCGATCAATTAAAATTATGATGTTACATTCCTTATTTTTCTCCGCCATTTTCAtcgacaaaatttttcaaaactcagGTTTAATTATTCGGTTGGCTCGAGCAAGAATATGACGCATGTAACAGCGCCAGGGGTCAGTAGAGTTTTTAAGttggtaagtttctaaagaaactgtggtgctgcgtcggtgagagagtgtaacagggtaatttagtgttatcaactgagttgataacgtaaattggccaccgtaaagagttgaaaagctgacgtttcgagcgttatatcttcgttagagcgattggaggaactGTGgtttgtgtgtgggtttatatacAGAAAATTGAGCTAGGTCATCGGCGGGAACAGGGCgatgagaaaacaagaataaattagttgaataaaaAGCGCTCcttgataccgtggggatttagagtgccgatttgaaagataaatttttgttatagagttttgcggctttccgaactgcctagatgtaaggaaaggccacaaactgccatatgctcCTTGGAATGATtgggaagattaaagtgtctagcgactggtttggatgcgtcccgtcatttctttctacgtcgcgaaggtgttctcggaatcggtcacctagtcgtcttcctgtttcaccaaagTATACCGCCTGGCAAAACTCGACTTACGGTATGCCTGTAGCTTGACACCACATTAACACAGACAAAACGTTGAATGGAGGGGAACTAAACTATCACATGTGGTATCGAAAAGATACCTTTTGGAGCACGGAATTGTCTTAGAATTAATTCTGAATCAAAAAAGACTGAGAATGAAAATAGCAACACACACTGAGAGGAAATACGGAGGAAAAGGGCGAAATGGCCACGTGCACTTACCTGTTTATCCTTTTATCCAGTATCAACAGAGAGTACACGCACTTACTTGTTTCAGCCACAGTTGTCTAATTTCCTTCTCTTCCATACGTGAGTCTCTTTCAAATTCGTTCAGAAATATGAAAGCAACGCTCTGTACACTTTTGATCTGAATGCTCAATGAATTGCCCATAATTTGGTTTAGGGAGTGCTAGGATTTGTTCAGAAGAAATAAGTTCGAAGCAAGAACCCGAGAAAACACCAAATGTTTACGTAGCGTTTAGGTACCCGCTGCTTGCTGCTCTTTTTGATGACAAAGCAAAATTCTGAGTTTGCCAGGAGTACTCAAATTATCTTTTGTTGCATATTCTGACGCTTTACTTTGTTCTAGGGAGAGCTTGTCCATTGATGAGACAGGCAGTGGATTTAACCTTTTTAAGCATATTGCGAGAATTAGTAGTCGAGGAAGGGCCGCGTGTGTTATTCACATTTAGGAATGTCCTTGTATTTGGTGGCTGCAATATAGCAGTGTAGGTTTCATTAGTAGATGTTATTGTTGtcaaaaggagaaaatagagTGACGTTTGTTTTGACCACTACGTCTAACAtatgttcatctttttttttccctttttttatatGGTGGTAGGTTTCGTAAACTCAAGTGTACGATACTGAATATTCGTAGTTTGGCTGATGGGTCGTAGTTTTGTATTAAACAGAGATTACGTCATGTTTAGCCACGGTTTTCGAATTAATTTAGGGATTAATCATGTTTCATAATTTTATCGGAAATAAATCTTAACTAGCTACTTCATTTTCAATGCTTTAGCCTTAAAATTTTCCGTTAGTAAAAATCTTTTCTCTTGATTCTATAATAAATTGAGACAGGTCTGTTTTCCTCgatgttttttctgtttttatttttgttttgttttgcttttttctgtgGACAGTGAGTATCTTGATTCAGGATGTTTCCATCCACAGTTTTTTTGGCAGTCTCTCTCCTCTCAGCAGTGTACAACTGAAtttgtattaagcggtcaccccgtATTTAACGGTTGGTTGCTAAGTCCCAGATTTGTTTCTTCTAAATCACTATTACCTTTGACGAAGCTTCAACGACCTGTTTGCGTTGTAATTAACCTTTTTTGAACGGTCACTCAAGGCTGAGACATTCTTGAAtaaagaataatctttcaagtagTTTTTTATCCAACTACTTTATGTTTCTCTTCCAAAATCAGGGtaagtagtatttttgagcgaaATTATGTGCATATTTttgtcaattatggcataaagtgGCGTTGTGTATCGTTTTTTGTTAGGTCTTATACGACCCTTAATCTAAGGAACCTGTATTAGCGGTACGTTTGCTCTGCCATTTCCTGTGGGTCGCCGCGTAATGCAGATTTGACTGTGTATGAAAACCTTACACGGTAACAATCACCTTACGAAATTCTGAAAGATAACCTGCAATTACAAACAAGGCTCCTTTGGCATTTTATCCTCTCGGGGAAGGGGTTGGGGTAGCTACTATTTTCTTTACCTCTTAATATTCTTAATGTGGGCTCAAGATCCCACAACCTTCCATCCTTGAATGCTATGGAAATGCCAAAAATCTGATTAAGCGTTTTTACTCTTTTCAGCTGTAAACTCAGCTAGTTATTGTCCtttaaaaatagctttaaatGTTTCCTGTCGATGCTCGATATGTCCCCAATTATTctgttaaaattaaatacttTACCACAGCTTTCTAATTTGGCTAAGACTCATGACATAATCATCACTGCTTTTAGCATTTGAAACTTCTCTCCAACACGAATGACTAATTGATAATGGCATGATTTATACATGTATgatgtttttcaataacaaGAAAATTGGGAATTTTGCTTGTAAAGGAATTAAAACTAGGTCACAACGCATGTGGAAGTGGCATAAAAAGGGACGGCCAGCCCAAAAATCACATCTTTCCTTTGCATAAATAAGCTTTCGGGTAAATCCAATTGaactcaacaaaaacaatagacaACTCTTTGGTGTCTGGCACTTAAGTAAAGCTGCCGTCCAAACATTTTGCATCGACCACATTGCATCATAGAGCGGTCAAAATTAACAGTAAGTTCTTTTAtgtccattaaaaaaaaattactaaaatttgtctttctttcaCTAATGCTTATGCGCCCAGCGCATGCCAACTCAACGGAAAAATATTATATTGCGTTCAAAATAATTAAGCTGGAAACAAAAAGCTCGTTCATCGCTTAATTATTTCTTCTGCTtccaaagaaataaagaagtcaCAATTTTTCAATGATCtcaagaagaaaataatcataacaTTAAAATGGCATCTTATGTTGCAATGAAGTTAGAATTTAAAACGAGAGTTAAATTTGTCAGTGTTGATTGAGTAGATTACCGAGGTTGCTTACCTATGATTCCTTCTTCATGTTATGCGCGCATTCTATTGCTGGCGCGGTTTTCCGTTGAAAGAAAGGCACCGCGATATTTTTTCTGCCTTTTGAGTTTAAACTTTTATGGACACTTTTCCGTCGAGGTGTGCCTTTTGCATTGTTAGACTGGTGGCGGATTTTTAACAGGAAGCgccttaattaatttttctcctaTAGCAAAATGGCCGTAGAAGTTTTTCTCTATCTGATGCAGTCACCAACAACATAGTCTTAGCGAGTTGCTTCGCCGGTTTGTAAGTAAATTAATATTGGTCTTACACGATTTACGCCCATACATGATTTTTATAGATACGTTATGTACTAAATAgtcaaatataaaaaaaagaaatctcccTTTAACATAGGCAACAACTGAACGTGCCTGAACAAAGAAGCCTAACTAGCATATGTATTAGGCTATTGTTGATTCAAATTCATCAGAAAACAATCAACTGCTCCCGATAAAAGGGCTAATATGTTTGTCAAATACCTCATTCGCTTCCAGTTCAGCGCACAGTGTGGACGACCAGGAAACCAAGATTATGGAATTCACTTTGCCAGTACATGACGATCGTCACATTAAGAGGCCGTTGAACTCCTTTATGGTATGGGCCAAGGAACGAAGACGAGAGATGAACAGAGATAACCCAAAAATGCGCAACGCTGAGATTAGCAAAATCCTTGGAGAGGAGTGGAGGCAGTTGTCGGACGAAGTGAAGAAGCCTTTCGTTGAAGAAGCCATACGCCTCAGGCGCCAGCACAAGATCGACCATCCAAATTACAGGTACAGGCCACGACGAAAGAACCGCCTGGAAGCCAACGGAGAAATTGTTCAACGTGAAGGATACCGCCAACCGTTGGCTCTCTATCCGAGCGCTGGTGCCACTTCGTCTGGATTTCTGACCCATTCCCTACATCAAGACTATAAATCAGCAATGTTTCCACCCCGGTTTGCCCATCACGACAAGCCAAGCTTCCCAAGCGAACACGCTTCAAAGCCCGGTAACAATTCAGCGGGTTACATAGCGCCATTTCCAGTACGGCCATCCGATGTCCCATCTTGGAATGGGTATTTGTCACCGGCAACATCACCTTATTACTTTGATCCACCCCGATTCACCATGTCTTATGAAAGTCCCGTGCGAGCAATCCATCCAGGAAGGATATCACCTGTTAAAGATAAGCTGCCAAGCCCGAACAACCCGGGCATGACAGGAAATCATTCCACTACCTGGCCGTACTTTGCCCTCAAGGCAGAACTGCAATACGTCtaaagacagttttttttttctttttgtaatcaCGTGGTTTATGTGTTTTCTTAGTTACTTTAATGCTattaccaaacaaaaaaaattgtagtacgtggttttttatgtttatttagtTTTCACTTTAAAGCCTCATTGTgtgattttgaaattatttgacTTTGCAGTGTACCGTAAATGCTAATCAAACATTGGCAAATGTTGatccatgtttgttttgataataaaGCCTGAAATGAGTTCAGCTTAAGAAAATTGTGTATCTTTTATTTGCGGTTCGCTTGAGACAACCTTCAAATGGCAGTTACAATTTTATCCTTCATTGAAGCGTAGAATATACAAAATTATTTACCTCTTTTGAATGACATTCACTACTAAACGAGATGTAATTTTCCTCGGGCTCTATTATTCAGGAACATTTCATTAATTGTACTTCCTCAAATGTTTATTATATCTTGTAGATTGCAATTAGTTACCCCCTCACAAATAGCACATCATACGGGGAAGGTAtcacataattttaatttttacttgaaCATTCATGATGTGCGAAAACCGACACCAGGCGTGTGAACCTTTATGTCAAAATCCTATTGAGTAAATTTTAGTGTCAAAATCTTTGTCCAACACAATATAGCACGTGGGATTATTGTTAATTGGTTTTAGCCTGCCGCACGTCTGCTAAGAAGAAAGGTTTCCTATTTTTATCGGTCCAATTGAGTTCCTTTTCAATAGGAAAAAGCCGGCTTTCAAATTTATATTTCTGAAGCTTAGTCCTCCTGGAAAATTTACGAGATaatcttttccaaaaaatattacTCTATATCCGGTCATAAAACGCTTCGATAGTTTTGGGTGTGTATTTTACACCTTAAATTCGCTAATATGACCACTGATTGACAAAAATCAATGGTTTAGAAATTCACTTAAAGcttgaaagtaacaaaaaactGCGCGTTATGGAGAGTGTGCCAATACAAGCTCAAAATGTTTGGACAATCAAAGAGGCACACAAAAAGGGCTTATACAAAAGTTGTATATCGTTTATGCTTATTGACGAAGATTAGCATTAATCTTCTGCACGGAAGCCAAATGGGGCGAAAATAAGTCCTGAATCAGTTCGTTTTTTCGGTGCAGTGATTCTCAAACGTCTGATGTGGTCCAATTTTAAGGCAACTATTTCTCTGAAAGAGGGATATCATAAAATTTACGTCGCTACTGCGGTAGTTCCATTTACGCATGCCGCCATTTTGATGGACCAAActaaggttttttgttttgg from Pocillopora verrucosa isolate sample1 chromosome 14, ASM3666991v2, whole genome shotgun sequence carries:
- the LOC131779618 gene encoding transcription factor sox-3-like, whose product is MEFTLPVHDDRHIKRPLNSFMVWAKERRREMNRDNPKMRNAEISKILGEEWRQLSDEVKKPFVEEAIRLRRQHKIDHPNYRYRPRRKNRLEANGEIVQREGYRQPLALYPSAGATSSGFLTHSLHQDYKSAMFPPRFAHHDKPSFPSEHASKPGNNSAGYIAPFPVRPSDVPSWNGYLSPATSPYYFDPPRFTMSYESPVRAIHPGRISPVKDKLPSPNNPGMTGNHSTTWPYFALKAELQYV